In the Methylosinus sp. LW4 genome, ATCGCTCACGACGAGGTGACGCGATCCGATGACGTCGAACGCGAATCGACGCCGACGGCCGCCGCGCCGACGAATGGAGCGATCGCCCTGCCTCTGCGGCCCGGCGCGCGACGGCTCACGGCAAAAGTATCGGTGACATGGGCGCTTTCGCGTTAGCCTTTGTCTGCATATATCATCGAAGCCCCGGCTCGAGCTCGGCCTGAAAGGCGAAACGAATGCGCGAAACGCCTTTTTCTCGAACGAGCGCGGCGCGGCATGGAACGGTCTCCGCGGTCAGGGGAGCCGTGCTCGACGTGCGCTTCGAAGAGGGCGCGCTGCCGGAGATCGAGGAAGCTTTGATCGTCGAGAAGAATGGCGGTGGAGAAATCTTAGTGGAGGTGCAGGCGCATCTCGACCGCAACAGCATAAGAGCCATCGCTTTGCAATCGACTGTCGGATTGTCGCGCGGACGCAGAGTCCGGGCGACCGGCGGCCCGATCGAGATCGCAGTTGGCGATGCGACGCTCGGACGGCTGATCGACGTGACGGGAGGCGTCGGCGACAATGGGCCGCCCCTGCCCACGGACGCGCCGCGTCGCCCGATCCATCGCGCGCCGCCGCCGCTCGCGGACCGGCCGCGAGGCGCCGAGATTTTCGTGACCGGGATCAAGATCATCGACCTTCTGACCCCCATCGCGCAAGGCGGCAAGGCCGCTATGTTCGGCGGCGCGGGCGTCGGCAAGACGGTGCTCGTGATGGAGCTCATCCACGCTATGGTCTCGGGTTATCGGGGAGTGTCGGTGTTCGCCGGCGTCGGCGAACGCTCGCGCGAGGGTCATGAGCTGCTGCTCGACATGGGCCGCTCGGGCGTCCTCGACCGCACCGTGCTCGTCTATGGTCAGATGAACGAGCCTCCCGGAGCCCGCTGGCGCGCGCCGCTCACGGCTTTGACGATCGCGGAATATTTCCGCGACGAGAAGCGCCAGAACGTGCTGCTGCTGATGGACAATGTCTTTCGATTCGTCCAGGCCGGGGCCGAGGTTTCGGGCCTGCTCGGACGGTTGCCCTCGCGCGTCGGCTATCAACCGACGCTCGCGAGCGAGGTGGCGGCGCTGCATGAGCGAATCGCGTCGGTCGGCGGCGTCGGAGTGACGGCAATCGAGGCGGTCTATGTCCCCGCGGACGATTTCACCGACCCGGCCGTGACGACGATCGCGACGCATATCGACAGCATGATCGTATTGTCGCGGCAGATGGCGGCGGAAGGCATGTATCCGGCGATCGATCCTATCGCCTCCTCCTCTGTCCTGCTCGACCCGCTGGTCGTCGGCGAGGAGCACGCCAATGTCGCGACGGAAGTCCGCCGCGTCATCGAGCATTACCTCGAATTGCAGGATGTGATTGCTCTGCTCGGCGTCGAGGAGCTGGGCGCCGAGGATCGCAAGCTCGTCGGGCGCGCGCGCAGGCTGCAGCGCTTCCTGACCCAGCCCTTTGCCGTCGCCGAGGTCTTTACCGGCGCGCCGGGGCGATCGGTTCTGCTCGTCGACACGCTCGCGGGCTGCCGCGAGATTCTCTCCGGCGCCTGCGATGACTGGCGCGAGAGCTCCTTCTATATGGTGGGAACGCTGGAAGAGGCGGAGCTGAAGGAGAAGGCCGCGGCGCGGACGGACGCCGAAACGAAGGAAGGACGAGCATGAGCAGAACATTGCGGCTCACCATCACGACGCCGAACGTCGTCCTCCTCGATGAAGCCGACGTGCGATCCGTGCGAGCCGAGGACAAGAGCGGCGGATTCGGGATCCTGCCCGGACACGCCGATCTTTTGACCGTGCTTCCGCCATCGGTCGTGCGCTGGCGAGCCTCCGACGGGACAGAACGCTATTGCGCGATTCGACGCGGCGTGATGACCGTCCGAAAAGGAGAGATCGTGTCGATCGCGTGCCGCCAAGGCGTTCCGGGCGGCGATTTGCGAGAGCTGGAAGCCGAGGTCGAATCGGCGCGCGCGGCGGAGAAGGACGCATCGGCGCGCGCGCGCGTCGAGGAGACGCGGCTGCACGCCAGCGCCGTGCGTCAGCTCGTCCGCTATCTGCATCCTTCGAGCGCTTCGGAAATGTTCGGCGACGGAAAGGAAGCGCCATGAGCGAAGCCGGGCCTGGGCGAGAGCGCGACCCTATGGCGGAAGCTTCGCGCCTGGCCGCCGCACGTCGCGAGCTGTTGCGCGAGCAGGCAGAGCCCTCGCTCGGACGACGGCTGGGACAGATCGGCGCGCTCGGCTGGACCATCGTCCTTCCGGCGCTCGCCGGATTGTTCCTCGGCCGCTGGCTGGACAAGGCCTATTCCACGGGCGTGTTCTTTTCGGCGCCTCTCGTCATGATCGGCGCCGGCGCCGGCCTGTGGCTCGCCTGGAAATGGATGTCGCGCCAATGATCGCTCCGTCCGCCGCCTCTCTCTTATTCCAGCTCGCGCTCGGCGCGGGGGCGGGCCTCGCCGCAGGCTTCGCCTATTTCGTCGCCTTGCGCTGGAACGTCGATCTCTTCGAACGGGGCGCGGCGCCCAAGGCATTGCTCCTGCTCATGGCGCGCTTCGGCGCGCTCGCCCTGGCTTTGACGGCGCTCGCGAAAATCGGCGCCATCGCCCTGCTCTCGGGCGCTCTGGGATTGCTGGTCGCGCGGCGCGCCGTTCTGCGTCGATTGGGAGGCCTTCGATGAAATCCTCGCCGCTCGCGCTCGAGCCCGGCTTTCAGCTCGGACCGGCGCCGATCAGCAAGCCTGTCATCGTCACATGGCTCATAATGGCGGCGCTCACGCTCGCGAGCGTCCTCCTGACGCGGCGGCTCTCGCTGCGGCCGGGGACCGGGCAGTCCGCGCTCGAGCTCTTTGTCGAGACGCTCGATGCGCAAATATGGGACACTCTGGGCGCCGATCCGGCGCCCTATCGCGCGCTGCTGGGAACGATCTTCCTATTCGTGCTCGCCGCCAATTGGTCGTCGCTCATTCCCGGCGTCGAGCCGCCCACCGCGCGGCTCGAGACCGACGCCGCGCTCGCTCTCATCGTCTTTTGCGCGATCATCTATCACGGCCTGCGTACGCGCGGACTGCTCGGCTATCTCGCGACTTTCGCCGAGCCGAGCATCGTCATGATCCCGCTCAACCTCGTCGAGCAGATCACGCGGACCTTCTCGCTGATCGTTCGCCTGTTCGGGAATATAATGAGCGGCGTGTTCGTCATCGGCATTGTCCTCTCGCTCGCCGGCTTGCTCGTGCCGATACCGCTGATGGCGCTCGACTTGCTGACCGGGGCGGTCCAAGCGTACATTTTCGCGACACTCGCCATGGTGTTCATCGGCGCGGCGGTCGAGGAGCGCGACTCTCGAACGCATGAAGCGCGATAGCGGAGGAAGCCGCGAAATGGACGATATTCAATATATCAGCGTGATCGCCGCGGCCGTCGCCGTATCCTTCGGCGCGATCGGCCCCGCGCTCGCGGAAGGCAAGGCGGTCGCCGCGGCCATGGATGCGATCGCGCGACAGCCGGAGGCCGCGGGCGTCCTGTCGCGCACATTATTCGTCGGCCTCGCGATGATCGAGACCATGGCGATCTATTGTCTCGTGATCGCGCTGCTGCTTCTCTTCGCAAATCCTTTCATCAAATAAGGCGCGCGCACGCATGCAGATCGACTGGTGGACGCTCGGTTTGCAGACCGTCAATGCGCTGGTGCTGATCTGGCTGCTCTCCCGTTTTCTCTTCCGTCCGATCGCGTCGATCCTCGCCGATCGCAAGGCGACGGCGCAACGCCTCCTCGACGAAGCGGCCGCCGCCGAAGCCTCGGCTCGAACATTGGAAGAGAAAGCGCGCGTCGCCGTCGAGGACATCGCGTCGAAACGCGCCGAGACGATCCGCGCGGCCATAGAAGAGGCGAAGGCGGCGAGCCGCGAGCTACTCGACGCCGCCCAGTCCGACGCTGATCGAATGCGGGCCGACATGCGCCTCGAGATCGAGCGCTTCGAAAAGTCAGAGCGTCGCGCCGAAGCGGAGCGCGCGAGCCTCCTTTCCGTCGACATCGCCCGGCGCTTGCTCGACAGGCTGCCGCGGGAGTCGCGCGTCGCAGGCTTCGTGGAGGGGCTCGCCGAAGCGATCGCCGCTCTGCCGGAGCTGGAACGCGTGGATTTTTGTCTGCGCGGCGAAACGACTCTCACCGCGCCGCGCCCGCTGACCGCCGAGGAAGACTCACTCTGCCGGAGCGCGTTCGAGCGCGCTCTCGGACGCCCATTAGAATTCGCCCTTCGCGTCGATCCGACATTGCTCGCGGGCCTCGAATTGGAGAATAATCACACCAGCATCCGCAACAGCCTGCGCGCCGATCTCGAGCGCATTTCCGCAACTTTGCTGACGGAGCGGGAAAATGCCGGATGACTCCGGCGAATGGCTGGACCGTGGCCGCAAGGCCGTCGCCCAGATCGATCTCGGACCGCGAGTCGAGACGATCGGTCGGGTCGAGAGCTTCGCTGACGGAATCGCCTTCGTCTCTGGCCTGCCACAGGTCGAGCTCAATGAATTGCTGCGTTTCGAGAGCGGTCAGCTGGGCTTTGCGCTCGCGCTCGAAACAGATCGTATCGGCGTCGTGCTTCTCGATTCGGGCGAATCCATCGAGGCCGGCGCGCGCGTCTTCGGCACTGGCGAGGTTGCGCATGCTCCGGTCGGCGAAGGCCTTCTCGGCCGCGTGGTCGATCCGCTCGGACGCCCTCTCGATGGCGGCGAGCCGATCTCCGCCGCCGCCTTTCATCCCGTCGAGCGCGACGCCCCGAGCATCATCGCGCGCGATCTCGTGACCGAGTCGGTCGAGAGCGGCATATTAGTCGTCGACTCGATGTTCGCTCTGGGGCGCGGCCAACGCGAGCTCATCATCGGCGATCGCGCCACCGGCAAGACGTCGATCGCCATCGACGCCGTCATCAACCAGCGTCATTCGGACATCGTCTGCGTCTATGTCGCCGTCGGGCAACGGACGACCGCGGTGGAGCGCGTGATCGAGGCGGTGAGGACGCGCGGCGCCGCAGAGCGCACGATCTTCGTCGTCGCCTCGGCCGCAGCGCCTCCCGGCCTGCAATGGATCGCGCCTTTCGCGGGAGTCACCATGGCGGAGTTCTTCCGCGATCGTGGCGGTCACGCGCTCGTCATCATCGACGATTTGACAAAGCACGCGATCACTCATCGCGAGCTCGCTCTGCTGACGCATGAGCCGCCGGGACGCGAGGCCTATCCCGGCGACATCTTCTATGTCCATGCGCGGCTGCTGGAGCGCGCCGCCAAATTGTCGAAGGAACTCGGCGGCGGCTCATTGACTGCGCTCCCGATCGCCGAGACCGACTCAGGCAATCTCTCGGCCTATATTCCGACCAATCTCATCTCCATAACCGATGGCCAGATCGTGCTCGACCGCCGCCAGTTCGCCGCCAATCGCCGTCCGGCCGTCGACGTCGGCCTCTCGGTCAGCCGCGTCGGCGGCCGCGCGCAGCCGGCGGCGCTCCGAGACGTCTCGGGAAAGCTGCGGTTGCAATATTCGCAGTTTCTCGAGCTCGAGATGTTCACGCGCTTCGGCGGCATGTCGAACGCGCGGATCGAGCGCGACATGATCCGCGGCGAACGCATTCGGGCGCTGCTGACGCAGCCTCGTTTCACCCCTCTGCGCCTCGCCGATCAGGTCGCTCTGCTCGCCGCCTTGGACGCGGGAGTCCTCGATTCCCTGCCGGTCGCAGACATTCCTCTGCTGACGGCGAGACTGCCGGCGCATCTCGATTCCGCCGCCGCGCAAAGCGTCGCCGCGCTCGCGCATGGCGCGCCCCTCGATGCGGCGAAGCGCGCGGATCTGGCGGAGCGCGTGCGCGATCTCGCGACCGAGCTCGAGGCGACGGCGCCATGACCGAACGCTCGAGCGACATAAAGGCGCATATCGCCGCGACCCGTCAGCTCGAAAGCGTCGTTACGGCGATGCGCGGCGTGGCTGCGGTTCGAACGCGCGAGGCTCAATCGCGTCTCGATGGCGTGCGCGCTTATGCGAAGGCCCTGGGCGAAGCGATCAGCGCAGCGCTCCCCCTGCTGGCGCGAGCGCCGCATCCGCGCAGCATGGCCAATCATCGGCCCGCATCCGACCACATCATTCTCGCCTTTTGCTCGGGACACGGATTCGTCGGCGCGTTCAACGAG is a window encoding:
- the atpD gene encoding F0F1 ATP synthase subunit beta — encoded protein: MRETPFSRTSAARHGTVSAVRGAVLDVRFEEGALPEIEEALIVEKNGGGEILVEVQAHLDRNSIRAIALQSTVGLSRGRRVRATGGPIEIAVGDATLGRLIDVTGGVGDNGPPLPTDAPRRPIHRAPPPLADRPRGAEIFVTGIKIIDLLTPIAQGGKAAMFGGAGVGKTVLVMELIHAMVSGYRGVSVFAGVGERSREGHELLLDMGRSGVLDRTVLVYGQMNEPPGARWRAPLTALTIAEYFRDEKRQNVLLLMDNVFRFVQAGAEVSGLLGRLPSRVGYQPTLASEVAALHERIASVGGVGVTAIEAVYVPADDFTDPAVTTIATHIDSMIVLSRQMAAEGMYPAIDPIASSSVLLDPLVVGEEHANVATEVRRVIEHYLELQDVIALLGVEELGAEDRKLVGRARRLQRFLTQPFAVAEVFTGAPGRSVLLVDTLAGCREILSGACDDWRESSFYMVGTLEEAELKEKAAARTDAETKEGRA
- a CDS encoding F0F1 ATP synthase subunit epsilon, coding for MSRTLRLTITTPNVVLLDEADVRSVRAEDKSGGFGILPGHADLLTVLPPSVVRWRASDGTERYCAIRRGVMTVRKGEIVSIACRQGVPGGDLRELEAEVESARAAEKDASARARVEETRLHASAVRQLVRYLHPSSASEMFGDGKEAP
- a CDS encoding AtpZ/AtpI family protein — protein: MAEASRLAAARRELLREQAEPSLGRRLGQIGALGWTIVLPALAGLFLGRWLDKAYSTGVFFSAPLVMIGAGAGLWLAWKWMSRQ
- a CDS encoding N-ATPase subunit AtpR; translation: MIAPSAASLLFQLALGAGAGLAAGFAYFVALRWNVDLFERGAAPKALLLLMARFGALALALTALAKIGAIALLSGALGLLVARRAVLRRLGGLR
- a CDS encoding F0F1 ATP synthase subunit A, whose product is MKSSPLALEPGFQLGPAPISKPVIVTWLIMAALTLASVLLTRRLSLRPGTGQSALELFVETLDAQIWDTLGADPAPYRALLGTIFLFVLAANWSSLIPGVEPPTARLETDAALALIVFCAIIYHGLRTRGLLGYLATFAEPSIVMIPLNLVEQITRTFSLIVRLFGNIMSGVFVIGIVLSLAGLLVPIPLMALDLLTGAVQAYIFATLAMVFIGAAVEERDSRTHEAR
- a CDS encoding F0F1 ATP synthase subunit C, whose product is MDDIQYISVIAAAVAVSFGAIGPALAEGKAVAAAMDAIARQPEAAGVLSRTLFVGLAMIETMAIYCLVIALLLLFANPFIK
- a CDS encoding F0F1 ATP synthase subunit delta, with product MQIDWWTLGLQTVNALVLIWLLSRFLFRPIASILADRKATAQRLLDEAAAAEASARTLEEKARVAVEDIASKRAETIRAAIEEAKAASRELLDAAQSDADRMRADMRLEIERFEKSERRAEAERASLLSVDIARRLLDRLPRESRVAGFVEGLAEAIAALPELERVDFCLRGETTLTAPRPLTAEEDSLCRSAFERALGRPLEFALRVDPTLLAGLELENNHTSIRNSLRADLERISATLLTERENAG
- a CDS encoding F0F1 ATP synthase subunit alpha, encoding MPDDSGEWLDRGRKAVAQIDLGPRVETIGRVESFADGIAFVSGLPQVELNELLRFESGQLGFALALETDRIGVVLLDSGESIEAGARVFGTGEVAHAPVGEGLLGRVVDPLGRPLDGGEPISAAAFHPVERDAPSIIARDLVTESVESGILVVDSMFALGRGQRELIIGDRATGKTSIAIDAVINQRHSDIVCVYVAVGQRTTAVERVIEAVRTRGAAERTIFVVASAAAPPGLQWIAPFAGVTMAEFFRDRGGHALVIIDDLTKHAITHRELALLTHEPPGREAYPGDIFYVHARLLERAAKLSKELGGGSLTALPIAETDSGNLSAYIPTNLISITDGQIVLDRRQFAANRRPAVDVGLSVSRVGGRAQPAALRDVSGKLRLQYSQFLELEMFTRFGGMSNARIERDMIRGERIRALLTQPRFTPLRLADQVALLAALDAGVLDSLPVADIPLLTARLPAHLDSAAAQSVAALAHGAPLDAAKRADLAERVRDLATELEATAP